TTAGTCAATTCATTGCTATTTACATCATCAATTGccaaattataatttttatcacCTTTAGACAAATTACTTACCGTTTCTATATTGTCAGAAGAagtattggtattattatctgTTGTTAAACTCTGATCATTAACTTCAATATCAGGTTTATTCTCATTaccattttcaataatattaatacgATCTTCTGTGTCATTTATATTAGTATCACTGTCAATGGCAGTATCACTATCAATCTCAGTATCACTATTAATAGGATTAATACTTTCATTCTgactattattaatattatcatttttatctttaatattaacatctaaattattttcaatactACTATCATTCATATTACTGTCACTCATACTAAAATCATGTGCATTAGgttgttttaatatttcatctAAATTTAGAGTGTCAATCAACTGAGGATTAATATCAGAAGGAATACAACCATCTTCTGACACAATGACCTCTTTGTCAACACCCTCCTGAAgttcatttaataaatcgTGTGAAActaatttatcatctaGCATCATATTAGAAATACCTTCCGTGTCAATTTCATAATCTTTCTCAGGAAATGCTTCATGTATAGTTTTTTTGTCAATTTCTGTATTTTGATTAGAGCCAATTTTAGATGAAACATTAGCTTTAAATCTTGCAATAATTGTTTCTTCAGGATCACTTTTCTGTTGCCAATTAACAGAATAAGCTggaattttgaaatttgttgttgaaattattctattttccttgggaatataaaaaaaatatccaaAACTTTGTGGATCCTTTGGTAGAACTACCGCCTGCAAAGTGGGTGCTGTAGTTTTTTTACTGCTGTGATTCCATACTGTAGCCGGAGCACCAAATGGTAAGAAATTACgtagtattattttaacAGGTAATTCTGATATCACATTTAATGGTGCATCTTTAgtattcttattatatgTACAGTTTCTCACTTCCGCAGATGCCTTAACTGCATAGTGCCAAAATTTAAGTGGTAATTTAGCTTGTAACAGCAATGTTCTAGTATCTGTTATAATTGTTCGAATTGTTCTTTCTACTCTAGCATTAGCCGAGTGATTTTGAGTTGAGGTAAATCTTAATTGAATTCCCTTTTTATCAgctaattgttttaaattattattggtaaaCTCAGATCCTCTGTCtgtaatatattcttatatttttcttccaAATTGCGTTTCAATAaatcttatatttttatcaatttggtctacaatttcatcatcagtTTTGTGAATGTGAGTTGTACATATAACATATCTTGAAACACTATCAACCATTAGTATCATAAACCTAGGTGTTCCTGATGGAACTTTGTTAACTGGACCAAACAAATCCATACTCTAAGACAAACCTGGTGTCTTTAGCATTgtataattattcattgAATTTGTACAATGAAAATGTTTAGTCATTTTTTCCAGCTACACAAATTTCACACTATGTATCAGTTCCACCattcttttcaaatataactTCAACAgcatcaaattatttttaattgatttttgaaTGGCAATACTAGGTAGGTGATTTAAACGTAAATGTGCTTCAAGCAATGAAATTTTAGGTGATTTTATCATCCTAagtttcttattattttactttttgttttaaatatcaataattttatttgttttaacCCATATTGTATCATCGATAATTTTAGTAggtattttataattttcagCAATCATATGTTGATAATTTCCAGATTCAAAACCATAACCTGCTATTTCCCATAGTTTAAATGCAGGTAAAACTGTTGCATCCTCTTTTGGGGCAaaatatgtaaataaatataaactctcattattatttccacGAATAGGAAGAAAATCATATCCTTCAAATTGTATTGGTTTGTCATTGTCATAATTTCCTACTTCATAGTATTTTGGACCTGGATTATCATCAgataattgaatataatctattaataattcctTAAATGTAGTCATATTAATACCAGATGAGATGCTGTATCAATAACTACAAAATTGCAAGTTATATCATTGGATTGTATGTATCTTACAACATTACCGTTTCCGACATTGTCTTGTACATCCTTAACGGCTTTAGAGCTACTATTACTTgatgttttatttttatgttCTAATACACTTTCCCTATTAGAACCACTAGATTTTATAGTTTTGTTATGAGAATTATCCTTTTCTGTGATGTCATTTTCTTGTAAACTacttaataattctttgtAGGACTTTTTCCTATCttcaaagaatttaatagttttttctatttcttcACTTGCTTTAACAGcctctttaatatttaactcTTTCTCATCGAGGATTTTTGACTGCTTTTCATAATTCATTTGAATCCTATCATCTATCATTTctaaatttcttttgaCAGACTTTATTGCCTCTAAATCAGAACTAGGCAGCGCTACCATACTGGAATTGAAGAGAGTCtgacattatttaataatgtatTTTGATGTAATTTTGGATTACTTCTTTTACATACTCTATAAACATGTGTATTTATTTACGAAATATGCTCTTTATATAGTAAGCTAAAACAAGCTCCATTGATAAATGTTCTTTAACTCTGAACATTTCCCTTATTTAACTAATACCTTAATTATAATCCAAAAAACAGGCATGTGACAATTAAACACTTGATAAAAATGTctttttacaaaataattagaaaataattatattattttttagcatattccagcaaattttaattcGTATGTCCATCCTACATAgtgatgaagatttaaGGAAAATTTCGAAAATTCCTGGTTCCTTGGCCCAGTTGGTTAAGGCATCGTGCTAATAACGCGGGGATCAGCGGTTCGATCCCGCTAGGAACCattttttcaagaaatatttgttgTCACGTGATactaattatattttgccGCCAGctaagaaattaaaaaaaaataaacagttgaaaaaatataaatatatatatatatatatataattctgACCAGCGGTCAaactgttcaaaatattgttacTCATAGTTTAAATCTTAGTTAAGTAatctgtttgaataattattgtattattattataaaaaatctccTTCTTTCTTTCGAAggggaatatataatatatacaggaTATACAATGAACAGTTATTAACTTTTGGGATATTTTCgtggtaatttatactCCAAAAAATGGATAGATTCACCATCAACGAATTGGTGGTCTGATGTTAAAATGGAATCTATCACATCCTAATGCCTCCTTAATATTACTACCTGGGTGTTTTTAGTAGTAAGGCTGCGTATGCTTAATGCATGTTggattattcttttttattaagttgttattagttgttgtaTAAAGCCACAATTACGACTAAATTCACGCTTCATTAGCTATTAACACAAACCCACGACTTATGACACATAATACCATGGCTCTGacaaatttatatattgacTATATCACCAATTATTCGTTAACTCCGCAGAATACATCCTaggatatatatatttggcattttctaaaataatttgattttctatattttctatatcGTACTATATAGGTACTAACCataaaaattgataaatatcATTCTTCAAGTGATTCAAATTTCCCttcattatattaaaaaaaaaatcaacaaataataattgaattgttTGTTGAGTGTGAAATAGTATATACTAAGTGATATTCTTTGTACAATCTGCATTTCtcagaatataaaaatacaacgcgtttttatatacttctGTAGTTTTATATACGTATTTAGCTCAAGGAGGAGGACAATTATAAGAACAGTTAATACCATAAAGATCAGACAGATATAAGGTTTAAGTAAGCAAGCTTTGCTGTTAAAATCATGATTTTGGCGTATTTTTGAGGTCGAAAGACTGAcattatgaaaaaatatatcttcaTTAACGTTTAGGTATATTTTTAGGTTCATAAGCTCCTCCAGTGAAAACAAAGTCTTGGGTGGATAGGACCCTATTAGTTATATTAGCTGAATATTAACCATCCATCAGATAAGAGGATGTATACGCCACTAAAGAAAGCTCTTTATGGCTTGAAGCAAAGTCCaaaaaattggaatgaAACATTAAGAGAATTTATGAATTCTCATGATTTTTATGATACGGAGTTTGCTCCAGGATTGTTTGTATCTTCGGATGGCAATAAACGTATAGCAGCGTATGTGGATGATTGTGTTTTAGCCGCAGATACTGAAGAAGATCTGGATGAGATAATAGAAATGTTTAAGAATacatttgaaataaaagctattgtaataatgaatgaagaaaaacaattagAAACAGATATTTTAGGTATAGACTTGAAATATGACTTGAATAAAGGAATAATTACATTGAGTATGAAATCATACATTgacaaatttaataatgattttccACTACTAAAACTGAAAGAATATGAGAATAACTTAACAACAGAACAAAAGAAAGATTTAACACCTCACTTTAgtgaatataatttaaatccaAATGAAGATACACTTCTAATGAATAAGACTGAATACAAAGAGAAGGTTAAGTATATACAAAAATCTATTGGAATGCCAAACTACTTAAGAACAAGAGGTAGGCTGGATCTGGAATTTGCAGTTAGCAAGATTGCCAGATTTGCATTTTATGCACATGCTAAAGTAATTAAAGCTGTTGAtagattaattaaatatacttATGTGAAAAGAGATCTGAATGTAGTAAttaaaagagaaaagaaaCAGCCTGATGAGATCACAGTAATCACTGATGCTTCATTAGGATCAGAGTATGATGTAAAATCAAGAATTGGTGGTATAATATGGTTTGGAAACACATTTATGTTTGggttttttaaaaaaaaatcatcaatTGTTTGTGACTCTTCGGCAGAATGTGAATTAGATGCTCTAAACAAAGGTGAAAAACTAACTCTACATTTAAAGTTCAagttagaaaaattatttaagaaaaattttaaaattaatattattacggATTCTAAACCTGTACTAGAATGGCttaaaaaaacatatatTGGAGGTAGAACAAAGTTCCTTGGAATCAGAATTGGTCGTTTAAAAGAAAGACTAAAGGACAAGTCCAACTTtctaagaaaaattgatggATTGGAGAATGTAGCCGATCCATTAACAAAACAAGTCAGCTCAACTGATTTCAAGAACCTAAGTAAAATCATGGAAGGTAACATTACTCCACAAAACTTACTACCGTTGACCAACCTTGTGGAGACTGAAGAGGAGTTCGCAAGATGTAAGGATCGTGTATGTTCAGGTAGAATGAtaaaaagtttattaaGAGGGtgtgctggaatatgattatatcattttctattaagtggtaaaagactttttatcacgtgacttattgtttaaaatgcgtttttctttttatatcgaaaaacactatttaagaaatatattcattttagcTATAGTATTTACCATATATGTTTAAGTAAAGtaatcgtctttacattttaaacactcaataacaatgtctaactctcttgaatcccagtaaTTGTTAAGATACATATCTATCTaactatataaatttaatactcttttttactttaagcattatatttatatctcATTATTAGCtgttgaaataaataaacgAATACTCATAAAACAGTTATGCTAAAATGCAACTTCTCAACATGCCCTTTAAAAATCCACCCTCAGGGttcttattttatttatttcaagTGTTTTTTAATCcattcttaaatatttagaatgTTCAGCCAATAAATCATCTTGATATTCCAATAAAACTTTTCTAAAGGCTGGAAGAAAATCGGCTACAACAACTGGCTCAAATTCTTTGTCAAAGCCAGTAGTACTGACttcaaaatcttcatcatcatgCATAAATTCGggaattttaatattaccaGTTGATTGTTCCTTGAGATCTTTATCCAATATGACCAAATCCATATCTAAATGTAAATCAAAGTAACAAATTGGTTTTCCCTTTCTTTGAGATACGTTAGAATCTCCTGAAACATTTGTAACTTTGGTAATTTTCACAATTGATTTACCAtctttagaattaatttgGTAATCGATAAATTTCgtattcaaatattcttttgtCCATGGTAaagtatttttatcaaCCCAGTGCCAGTTGTTTGGATTTAGGACAGCCATGTTTTCTAAGGATTAGGTAGAAGGAGGGGATTTtatgttgttgttttttggAATGTATTGTTAGATGATTGAGGTAATAAATCTATATTACTACTACAAtagatttaaatgatataatttgataaaaaataaacttttcttacattatattattatatttgaaatttctcagatttcattcattatttaagaCGGTTTAAccgagaaaaaaaaagaaatgccggaattaaaaagaacaatatagaaaaattcCATTTTTCACGTGAATTAAGATTTTGATGACTTGAAGAGTTTCACTTTAGCTTCCTTATATACTGGATTTAGCCATGGGAAACTTAATGGCTCGACGTTTGTATCCAATTTTGTAACAAAggatttatttaattgtggTGTATCAAATAGTAGAAGTAAACCATCTGAATATTGTGCAATATAATCATTCGCTTTTAAATACCCTAATGCTTCAGACATAACTGAAAAAGATCCCTTCGGTAGCTGAACCACAGTAACATTTTTTTGGAAGCATAATAGTGG
The window above is part of the Henningerozyma blattae CBS 6284 chromosome 2, complete genome genome. Proteins encoded here:
- the TBLA0B08340 gene encoding uncharacterized protein, which gives rise to MMLDDKLVSHDLLNELQEGVDKEVIVSEDGCIPSDINPQLIDTLNLDEILKQPNAHDFSMSDSNMNDSSIENNLDVNIKDKNDNINNSQNESINPINSDTEIDSDTAIDSDTNINDTEDRINIIENGNENKPDIEVNDQSLTTDNNTNTSSDNIETVSNLSKGDKNYNLAIDDVNSNELTKKDSQLISEVKKTTR
- the HCH1 gene encoding Hch1p (similar to Saccharomyces cerevisiae HCH1 (YNL281W); ancestral locus Anc_3.80); this translates as MAVLNPNNWHWVDKNTLPWTKEYLNTKFIDYQINSKDGKSIVKITKVTNVSGDSNVSQRKGKPICYFDLHLDMDLVILDKDLKEQSTGNIKIPEFMHDDEDFEVSTTGFDKEFEPVVVADFLPAFRKVLLEYQDDLLAEHSKYLRMD
- the TBLA0B08350 gene encoding uncharacterized protein (Ty like retrotransposon); the encoded protein is MYTPLKKALYGLKQSPKNWNETLREFMNSHDFYDTEFAPGLFVSSDGNKRIAAYVDDCVLAADTEEDLDEIIEMFKNTFEIKAIVIMNEEKQLETDILGIDLKYDLNKGIITLSMKSYIDKFNNDFPLLKLKEYENNLTTEQKKDLTPHFSEYNLNPNEDTLLMNKTEYKEKVKYIQKSIGMPNYLRTRGRLDLEFAVSKIARFAFYAHAKVIKAVDRLIKYTYVKRDLNVVIKREKKQPDEITVITDASLGSEYDVKSRIGGIIWFGNTFMFGFFKKKSSIVCDSSAECELDALNKGEKLTLHLKFKLEKLFKKNFKINIITDSKPVLEWLKKTYIGGRTKFLGIRIGRLKERLKDKSNFLRKIDGLENVADPLTKQVSSTDFKNLSKIMEGNITPQNLLPLTNLVETEEEFARCKDRVCSGRMIKSLLRGCAGI